From the Corynebacterium sp. P3-F1 genome, the window TCATGCCGTTCATGGTCTTCATCTGCATTTCCATCATTTCCGGCGAGCCCGGGCCAGTCTGCTCCGGTTTCTTGCCGGCTGCCACCTGCTCCGCCTTGCGCTTGGCCATGCGCTCGCGCTGGCGGCTCATGGACATGCGCGCGTTAAAGTGGGTCAACAGCACACAGGCGATGACCATCGGGAGTGCAACGATGATGATGTCAGTGCGAGAGAAATCAGCCGGGGAGAACGCCGCGAACTGCTCCTCAGGCATGGACATGTAGGACGATAGCGGCACACCGAAGACACGGGCATCCAGGAAGGACTGGACATCCTCAGGGGAGAAGATGTAGTTCGCGGTGTTGCGGTTTTCCTCCACGGTCATGCCCAGACCGCCGCCGGAGGTGCCGGTGCGGTTGAAGGAGCGGAGCACGTGCAGCAGACCGATGAACACCGGCATCTGCACCAGCGGCACGATGCAGCTGGCCAACGGGTTCATGTTGGCTTCCTTGTACAGGCGCTGCATCTCCATCGCCTGTTTCTGCTGGTCATTGCCGTACTTGGCGCGGATCTCCTGCATCTTCGGCTGGAGTTCCTGCATCTTCCTGCCGGAGCGCAGCTGGTTCACCATTGGCTTGACCAGGAAGATACGGATGGTGAACGTCAGGAACACGATGGCCAGCAGCCACGCGGCACCTGAATCCGGCGAGAAGATGTACCCGAAGATCTTGTGCCAGAACCACAGCACCGCTGAGATGGGCCAGTAGATGAAATTCAGCACTGGTTGTCTAACTCCTGTTTCTAGCTGTTGAAAATCACGGGGTCGTAGCCGCCGGGGTGCCATGGCCCGCACTTGCTTAGCCGCACAAGAGCGAGAAGGCCGCCGCGGGCCGCTCCGTGCCGGGACACTGCTTCAAGCGCGTATGCACTGCATGTTGGCTCGAAGCGGCACGTCGATCCCATCTTAAGGGGTGAGAAATGTTTTTGGTAAAGCCGCACGCACCCCACCATGACCCTGCTGAGCGGGCCGGAAGGTGCGGGAATGCGCTCGCCGTCCGTGTTGAAGTAGGAGCTCATCGGGGCTTCGCCCCTTTACGACGCCCCCTGGCCACCCCAGACTCCACATCCTTAGCCAGCTCTGCACTACTGGCGTTGGCGCTGGCCGGCAACGCGCGGATCACCACATCGACATCGCGGTCCAAGTTTTCCGCCACGTCCATGCACACATGGCGCAGTTGACGGGACACGCGGTGGCGGGTAACAGCGTTGCCTACCTGCTTAGACACAATTAACCCGAACCGGGGACCGCCGTGAATGACGGTGTCGGTTCGGGTGTAGTAGTGCACCACAACGGTGCGGGTGCCGGCGCGCCCGCCCTTGGAGATCACTCGGCGGAATTCAGCCGACGAGGTGAGCTTGTGGGCTCGGGGCAGCACAGCGCGCTCGAGAAAACCTAGGAGGACCTAGGTGAACTAGGCGGTGAGCTTGGAACGGCCCTTGCGGCGGCGCGCGGAAACAATAGCGCGGCCAGCGCGGGTGTTCATGCGAGTGCGGAAGCCGTGCTTGCGTGCACGACGACGGTTATTCGGCTGGAAAGTCCGCTTAGACATGGCGGGGTACTCCTTGCAATCTATGCGGCGGCCAGCGGCGCGAGCCGCATCATACGGCGGGCGCGCCTTCCCGGGAAGAGGCAGCCATGTTCACAACATTGAAGTGAGATGCTCTTACAGCGTGTCCCGCTGCCGGCTTGCGTCATCCGCGCTGACTCGCCCGCACGGGGCGGCCCGGTGCTCGGCGCCAATGATGCTCTCACGCGCACCCAGGTGATCGCCACGGATTCCTCGGGGAACCCGGGAGGCCACAGAGTGCGACAGACCATGCCAGGATACGTGATCGGCGTCGCACCGGCCAAATCGACGCGCGGGGGTAGTTCACCCAGAATTTGTCCACCCCCGAAATTACATAAGTGTGTTTTTCCGCAGGTCAATCCCCGACACGCCGACGCAGCCTGCACAGGTCCGGCGGGGGGTCGAACGTGCTTGCTGATGCCGCGCAGTCCGCGCCCCGGCGAAGCATCCGCCGCCTAGACAGTTCGCTGGGGAGCAGGGTAAGAAAGCTTTATCACCACAACTTCACAGGAAAAATTCCACCGTCGCTGTGGATAAACCTCAATCACACCTTGAGGGTGATACCTTCGACCCGGTAAAAATCCAGGTCAAACACCCATGGTTGTTATTAGTAATTTATCCACAGCGTGATCGTCTCCTTGTGGATAAACTCCACAGGGGCGCGATATCCTCCTGTGGATAACGTTGTGGATTCACATGTTCAGGGCGATGTTCACACTCATGTGAGTTGTGAAAACCCGCCGACGTGGCCGTGGTGCCGCGCGGCGGGCAGTAGAAGCGATTGGGAAAAGGAAAGCGGGCTTTCATGGCACACGACCAACAGAGTTTGAGTGCTCTGTGGCAGGACATCGTCGCCGAACTGCTCAACCTGTCCGAGCGGCCCAATTCCCACGTACCCACCTTCTCACCGGGGGACCGCGCGTACCTGCAGCTGGTGAAACCGGTCATGCTCGTCGACGGGTACTGCATTCTCTCCGCCCCGCACACCGCCGCGAAGAACGTAGTGGAGAACAACCTGGGCCCCTACATCGTGGAGCTGCTCAGCCACCACCTAGGCCAGTCCTGCAACCTGGCCGTTTCCGTGCACGCGCCTGCTCCACAAGAACAACCGCAGACGCAGCAGACGCAGCAAGCACAACCAGCCCAGCAACTTCACCAACCGGCACCGCAACCGCGCACCGACAGCTCCGCCGACGATTGGTACAGCACCTATTCGGAGCCCACCTTCCCGCCGGCACCGGCGCGTGAGGCGAACCCGTCGCCGCTGGCGGGCGAGCAGTTACCGATGGGACTGGATGAGCTTGCCCGCATCCACGCGCAGCAGCAGGAAAACCCGGTCGAGGAATCCTCCCGCCAGCAATCGAGCCACCCGATCGTTCCGGCGCCGCAGCGCATTCCGCGCGAGAAACCGGCGCACGACCCGGACCGGGAAATGAGCCTGAATCCGAAGTACACCTTCGAGAACTTCGTCATCGGCTCCTCCAACCGATTCGCCAACGGAGCGGCCGTCGCCGTCGCGGAGAATCCCGCACGCGCGTACAACCCGCTGTTCATCTGGGGCGGATCAGGTCTGGGCAAGACACACTTGCTGCACGCGGCCGGCAATTACGCCCAGGTGTTGCAGCCCAATTTGCGCATCAAGTACGTATCCTCCGAGGAGTTCACCAACGACTACATCAACTCCGTGCGGGACGACCGGCAGGAATCCTTCAAACGCCGCTACCGCGACCTGGACATTCTCATGGTCGACGACATCCAGTTTTTGGAGGGTAAGGAAGGTACTCAGGAAGAGTTCTTCCACACCTTCAACGCGCTGCACCAGTCCAACAAGCAGATCATTCTCTCCTCCGACCGTCCGCCGAAGCAGCTGACCACGCTGGAGGACCGGTTGCGCACGCGTTTCGAAGGTGGTCTCATCACCGATATTCAGCCGCCGGACTTGGAAACGCGCATCGCCATTTTGATGAAGAAGGCGGCGGCCGACGGCACGCGCGTCAGCGAAGACGTGCTGGAGCTCATCGCATCCCAATTCGAGTCCTCCATCCGCGAACTTGAAGGCGCGCTCATCAGGGTCTCTGCGTATTCCTCATTGATCAACGAGCCGATAACTCTCGACGTAGCGCAAGTAGCTCTCCGCGACATCCTCCCGGACGAGGGCGACGTGACCATCACTGCCGCAACCATCAAGGAAGCCGCCGCCGAGTATTTCCGGGTGCCCATGGACAAGCTCACCGGCGCCGGCAAGACGCGCGTGGTCGCGCACGCCCGCCAACTGGCCATGTACCTGTGCCGCGAGCTCACCGATTTGTCGTTGCCAAAAATCGGCCAAGAATTCGGGGGCAAGGACCACACGACCGTCATGTACGCCGACCGGAAGATCCGCAAGGAAATAACGGAGAACCGCGAGACGTATGACGAAATCCAAGAACTCACCCAAATAATCAAGAACAGCGTCCGCGCTCGCTAGCTTCCGCGGCTTATCGACGACACCTTGAAACGCCACTGAGGACCCCTCCGGTCCTCGGTGGTCTTTTTCTTGTTCTCCCAGCCATTTTCCACAGCGATTGAGTTATCCACAGAGATGTTCACACATGTGTAATTTCACGGATGTGGTTCAGTGGAATTGGTCACGTTCGGGTTATCCACAGAATGAAAGCTCTGCCCACAGGCACGGGATAAAATTGTGATTTGGCGGTGGAATGACACGGATTCGTTGTGAGAAACAACAGCAGCAGTTGTCTTATCCACAACCGCGTCGAGTTATCCACAGAAATTACACACCCGTGCCCCACAAGCGCCACGCCGAGCCGACGTGCCCGAATTAGTGCTCTTCCACAGACTGCACAGCACCTACTGTTATTGCCGATGTTTTTCCTAGTATTGAAACCAAGAGAAAGAGAGCGTGGGGACAACTCTCACCGGGCCTGCCCACTTCAGTCGGCAGGCTCTCGTTGAGGGTTAACTGCGCACCGCTTAAGGTGAGACGGAAAGTGAGCTCACCGTGACCGGGGTGCCCGGGCAGCCCAAGCAAGGAGCGACGAGGACCATGGACGACAACAACGTGTCATTCCGCGTGCACAAAGACGACCTTTCGGACGCCGTCGCGTGGGTCGCGCGTAATTTGCCGACGAAGAACACGCAGCCGGTGCTTCGCGCTGTGGTGATCACGGCGGATGACAACGGCTTGGAGTTGGCTGGCTTCGACTACGAAGTCTCCACCCGCGTTCGCGTCAGCGCCGAGGTTTCCGAGCCGGGCCGCGTTGCTGTGGCCGGCAAGCTCATGGCGGACATCGTCTCGAATATGCCGGCCAAGCCGGTCGAGGTCTTGGTGGATAATTCCCGTCTGCTGCTCCAGGGCGGCTCCGCCCGCTTCGAACTGCCGTTGATGCCGTTGGACGATTACCCGCAGCTTCCCACCCTGCCGGAGGTCACTGGCACGCTGGACACCTCCACCTTTGTCAACGCTGTCACCCAGGTAGCCTCCGCGGCTGGCCGGGACGACACGCTTCCAATGCTCACTGGCGTGCACATGGAGATCTCCGGTAACCAGGTGAAACTCGCAGCTACGGACCGCTTCCGTTTGGCACTGCGCTCCCTGGAGTGGGAGCCGGTGAGCGGCAACGTCGAGGCGAAACTGCTCATTCCGGCGAAAACGCTGCTGGATAACGCGCGCACCTTGGACACCCACCTGGAGGAGCCGGTAGAAATCGCGGTGGGCAATGACGAGAATGTCGGAGGCGACGGCCTGTTCGGCTTGCATTCAGGCAACCGTGAGACCACCACGCGCATGCTGGACGCGGAATTCCCGAATATCGCCCCGCTGCTGCCCAAGACGCACACGTCGATGGCGTCGGTGGAGATCGCACCGTTAGTGGAGGCCATCCGCCGTGTCAGCTTGGTCGCGGACCGGAATGCGCAGCTACGCATGCACTTCCAGCAGGGCGAGGTCACGCTGTACGCCTCTGGCGCTGATTCCGGCGAAGCGAGCGAATCACTCCAGTGCGCGTTCACGGGTGCGGATGAATTGCTCATTGCTTTCAACTCCGGTTACTTGCGCGACGGTCTGAGCGTCATTCCCACCAACCGAGTCGTCTTCGGGTTCACGGAAGCGTCCCGTCCGGCGATCATGATCCCGGAACCGGACGAGATGCCGGAGGCCGGTGCGGACGGGACGTTCCAGACCCCGGCCACCGACTTCACGTACCTGCTCATGCCGGTGCGTCTTCCGGGCTAAACGGGATAGATGTGTTTGTCCGTGAGCTCGATCTGCGTGATTTCCGTTCCTGGCCGGAGTTGAACCTCGCGCTGGATGAAGGGGTCACCGTTTTCTCGGGCCGTAACGGCCACGGCAAGACCAATATAGTTGAGGCGGTCATCTATTCCGCGACGTTGAGCAGCCACCGGGTTTCCCAAGACCAGCCGCTGGTGCGCGCCGGAGCGCAGAACGCACGTGTGTCAGTGACGACGGTCAACGAGGGCCGCGAACTGACAACGCACCTGCTGATCAAACCGAAGGAAGCGAACCAGGCGCAGATCAACCGGACGCGCTTGAAGTCGCCGCGTGAGATGCTCGGTGTTCTCCGCACAGTGGTCTTCGCTCCCGAGGACTTGGCCCTCGTTGCGGGTGAGCCGGGTGAGAGGCGCAAATTCTTGGATGGCCTGGCCAGCATCCGCACTCCGCGGTTTGGCGGTGCGAAAGCGGATTACGACAAGGTGCTCCGGCAGCGCAATGCACTGCTCCGCTCGCAAAATATGCTTCTGCGCCGCGGCTACAGCGACGATCAGGGCGCGAGCGCGCTTTCAACGCTCGACGCCTGGGATATGCAGTTGGTGTCGCTCGGCTCGCAGGTGATCGCGGGGCGGAAAAAGCTGGTGGCGGAGCTGTCGGAGCCGGTGCACGATGCGTACGCTTCGGTGGCTCCGGAGTCGCGGCCGGCGGGGATCGGGTACAGCTCGACGGTTGACGGCGGCGTCGAAAAGCTGGCTGGCGTGGACACCCACGACCCGGAGATTCTGGAAGCAGCATTCCTCACCGAGCTTTCGCGGCGCCGCAAGGAGGAGATCGACCGCGGAACGACGCTCGTCGGGCCGCACCGCGACGATCTCGTGCTGATGCTCGGCGACCAACCGGCGAAGGGGTATGCGAGCCACGGGGAGACGTGGTCTTTCGCGCTCGCGTTGCATCTGGCCGAATATGCGCTGCTGGCCTCCGACGGCGCGGAACCGGTGCTGATCTTGGACGACGTGTTCGCGGAATTGGATGCGAAACGCCGTCAGCGGCTCGTCGCGGTGGCGGAAAAAGCGCAACAGGTGCTCATCACCGCGGCTGTCGGCGACGATCTTCCAGCAAATCTCGACGATCATGTGTCCGCCAGATACGGCGTTGTCATGGAAGACAGCGAAGACGGGCGTGTCTCCCGGATCGAGGAACTCGCATGAGTGAACCTCACCGCGTCGAAGACGCGCAGCGAGATCTGGTCAACGCCACGTTTGAGAACCTCCGCGCGACCGCGAAGCGCCGTGGCGGAAAGCTTCCGCGGCTGTCGGGTCAGGGCACGAACATCGTGCCGCGCCGTTCTGTGGGCAAGCTCGCCGTAGCAATGGGAGCAGAAGAAGACTCGGCCCCGGAAATCTCCGTGCCCGGACTGGATCTCGCTTTAGAACCTGCGGCGGGAAAGCGGTTGCAGCACGGCCGGCCCACGGGACCGGACGGAAGGGCGTTGCAGCGTGATTACACAGTCTCCGGGTTCGGCTCGCTGCTGAAGAAAGAGATCGCGCAGCGCGAATGGACCGAGCCGATCGCGCACGGCTGGGTCATGGGGAATTGGGAATCGCTGGTGGGGGAGAAAATCGCGCAGCACACCGAAGTGAGCATGATCAAGAACGGTGAACTATTCATCTCCTGCGATCAGACGGCCTGGGCGACGAACCTGAAGTACATGCAGTCCACCGTGCTGGCGCAGATCGCGGAGAAGATCGGGCCCGGGGTGATTACGAAATTGCACGTCTACCCGCCGAAGACCAAGAATTGGCGCTACGGGCCGCTGCATGTCAAGGGCCAGGGGCCGCGGGACACGTACGGGTAAAACGTGCGTGAAACACCCTGTCGCTGTCGCTAGCGGTGCGTTTGTGGGGGACCACAACCGTGTAAGATGGCCTAGGTTAAAGACGTACTTACGCCGTGACAGGAGAGTTTCGGGAAAGTGGCCGAGCAACAACCGCATTATGACGCGTCATCGATCACCATCCTCGAGGGGTTGGAGGCCGTGCGCAAGCGCCCCGGCATGTACATCGGTTCCACTGGTGTGCGCGGTCTGCACCACTTGGTGTGGGAGGTTGTGGACAACTCCGTCGACGAGGCGATGGCAGGCTACGCGGACAAGGTCGAGGTGACGTTGCTTGCTGACGGCGGAGTTCAGGTCGTGGACAACGGTCGCGGCATCCCGGTGGAGATGCACCCGTCGGGCGCGCCGACGGTGCAGGTTGTCATGACTCAGCTGCACGCCGGCGGCAAATTCGACTCCGAGTCCTACGCGGTGTCCGGCGGCCTCCACGGTGTGGGTATTTCCGTGGTCAACGCGCTGTCTACCCGCGTCGAGGCGGATATCAAGCGCGAGGGGAAGCACTGGTACCAGAACTTCACCAACGCCATCCCTGAGGACTTGGTGGAGGGCACCAATGCACGCGGAACCGGTACGACCATCCGCTTCTGGCCGGACCCGGAGATCTTTGAGACGGTCGACTTCGACTACGACACGATCTCTCGCCGCCTGCAGGAGATGGCGTTTTTGAACAAGGGTCTGACCATCACCCTGAAGGACGAGCGTGTCTCCGATGAGGAGCTGGAGCTCGAGGCCATCGCCGAGGAGGGCGATACCGCTCAGGTGATTGAGGGCGACTCCTTCGATGATGCCGAAGCCACAGACGGCGCAGAAGCCGAAAATACCGGTGAGACGGAGAAGACCGAGGACAGTACGGATGAAACCGGTGTCGCGCCGGGGACCACGAAAAAGCGGGAGAAGAAAGTCACATTCTTCTACCCGAACGGCCTGATCGATTATGTGGATTACCTCAACCGCAACAAAACGGCGATCCACCCGACCACCGTGGGTTTCGAGGCTAAGGGCGACGAGCACGAGCTCGAGATCGCCATGCAGTGGAACAGCGGCTTCAAGGAGTCTGTCCACACCTTCGCCAACACCATCAACACGCATGAAGGGGGCACGCACGAGGAGGGTTTCCGCGCGGCGCTAACCACGCTGATGAACCGGTACGCGCGCGAGCACAAGCTGATTAAGGACAAGGATCCGAACCTCACGGGAGACGACTGCCGTGAAGGTCTCGCCGCGGTTGTGTCCGTGCGTGTGAGCGACCCGCAGTTCGAAGGCCAGACGAAGACGAAGCTGGGCAACTCGGAGATCAAGGGTTTCGTACAGCGTGCGGTCAACGAGCACTTGAACGACTGGTTCGATGCGAACCCGGCAGAAGCCAAGGTGATCATTAAAAAGGCCGTATCTTCGTCCCAGGCACGCGAGGCCGCGCGCAAGGCGCGTGAATCCGTGCGGCGCAAGTCGGCGACGGACCTCGGCGGCCTGCCCGGTAAGTTGGCCGATTGCCGTTCGAAGGATCCTGTGGTCTCTGAATTGTTCATCGTGGAGGGTGACTCCGCAGGCGGCTCGGCGAAGCAGGGCCGCGACTCGATGTACCAGGCGATCCTTCCGCTGCGCGGCAAGATCCTGAATGTGGAGAAGGCCCGCCTCGACCGTGTGCTGAACAATAACGAGGTCCAGGCGATCATTACCGCGTTGGGCACGGGAATTAACGACGAATTCGACATTTCCAAGCTCCGCTACCACAAGATTGTGCTCATGGCGGACGCGGACGTCGACGGCCAGCACATTGCGACGCTGCTGCTCACGCTGCTGTACCGCTTGATGCCGGATCTGATTGCCAACGGCCACGTGTACTTGGCTAACCCACCGCTGTACAAGCTGAAGTGGGCCAAGGGCGAGCCAGGCTACGCCTTCAGTGACGCTGAGCGCGATGCTGAACTGGAGGCGGGCCTGGACGAGGGGCGCAAGATCAACACCGACGACGGCATCCAGCGTTACAAGGGCCTGGGCGAGATGAACCCGGGTGAGCTGTGGGAGACCACCCTGGATAAGGAGCACCGTGTGCTGCGCCGTGTGGACCTTGAGGATGCCCAGCGCGCCGACGAGCTTTTCTCCATTCTCATGGGCGACGACGTGGCGGCCCGCCGTTCCTTCATCACCCGCAAGGCGAAGGACGTTCGCTTCCTCGACGTGTAAGGACACATCTTCGCTCACACCCTCGTTGGGTGAGCAGGACGGGCGGTCGTTGAGCGCTGCTTCCAACTGCAAGCCTTTGCAGGTCAGCCGGGCGTGCAGCAGATCGGTCAAGCGATCGGTTCCATCGCTGCACTGGCAGCGCTCAGCGGTGTGCTCTACGACTGGTGCTTCGTCGATGTCGGTCAGGCCAAGACGGCGATTGACTTCGGTGAAGGAAACTCGGGTCGTCGATAAGCAGAGGCGGAAGTCAAGCACTCCCACTAGCATTTTTTGTGCGGGGGTTTTCGTTAGCGCTCATCTGCCATTGTGATCTGGCACACTACAACCCATGAGTGAAAACAGTCAGTCGCGCGACTACACCTTCGTCAACGCGGATGTGGCATTGCCGGACGGGACAACGTCGCCGGTGTTCGTGTTCCCGGCGAAGGGGGAAGCGGGCAGTGCTAGCGTTTCTGGACACGCCGTTAAACCGCTCGTGGCTATCTGGCCGGGGTTCGGCATGGGGGCGCGCTATTTCCGGCCGACAGCGCAGGAATTGGCAAACCGGGGCTACCCTGTCGTGATCGGTGAACTCCGCGGGCAGGGGAGGAGCAAAGCCAAGGCGTCGCGTGAGGCGCGCTGGGGCTACCACGACACCGCCTCGGAGGATTACCCTGCCACGATCCGAGCGGCGAAGAAGGAGCTGGGTCTTCCGGAGGACTATCCGACGGTGCTGTTGACCCACTCGATGGGCGGCCAGGTGGGGTCGCTGTTCCTCGCGCGCCCGGAGGCGAAGGAGCTCAACGTGGTGGGCATGATGGGCGTCGGTGCTGGCAGCCCGTACAAGAATGGGTTCGTGGGGGCGGACCGCCGCCGTGTGGCGCTGGGCAGCACGTTCATGACAGCGGTGTCCACGTTGCTCGGCTTCTGGCCGGCGGGGCGCGTTGACTTAGCCGGTTACGGCCGGCAGTCCGATGTGCACGTGCGGGAGTGGAAACGGTTCGCGCACACCAACTCGCTGGCGGATCTGCGGGGCCAGGACATCGACTATGAGGCGGAGATGAAAAAGGTCACCGTCCCGATTCTTCTGACTCGTTTCACTAACGACGAAGACTGCACATTGGCGTCGGTGGCATACCTCGCCGATAAATTCGACCCCGATGATGTTCGTGTCGAACAGCTCATCGGGGGTCTCGGGCACACGAAGTGGGCGCGGAAGCCGGAGCGGGTCGCTGAACGGCTCGACGAATTCGTGGACTCCCTTTAGTGGACTCTACTTAAGCGTCGAGAGCTTGCTGCCAAAAATCCGCCTCGAGGCGCGTTGCTGTGCGGAAAATATCCAGCAGGCGCTCGTAGCGCTGGGTGCCCCTGATCTCTTCGGCGGGGGTGCCCAACAAGTCGTCCAGAAGCGAGGTCATGGCCTCGGCCTGGTTCTGGAAGTCGGCCCCGGCGTACTCCTGAATCCACTCAGCGTAGGGGTGGTCGGCGTTCTCCCCGAGCTTCGGCTCCAGGTGTGTGCCGATCTCGGCGTAACCGATCTGGCACGGAGCCAGCGCGATCTGCAGCTCGAGCAAGTCGCCAGCCATGCCGGTGTCGAGCACGTAGCGGGTGTAGGCGACCGTCGACTTCTTCTCGGGCGCGCGGTCGAGCTCCTCGCGGGAGATGCCCCAGCGCTCCGTCAGGCGGTGGTGGAGCTCAGTCTCCGTGATGGTGGCGGACAGTGCTTGCGCGGCGGACTGGATCTCACCGAGTGTGCGGGACTTGTACGCCGCGAGTGCGTTCGCGCGTGCGTACTGGATCAGGAACAGGTAATCCTGCACGAGGTAGTCCTGGAACACCTCGAGGGGGAGTGTTCCTTCACCGAGGTCCTCAACGAATGCGTGGTGAATGTATGCGTCCCACTCTGGGGCGTCTTGCTTGAGTAGCGACAAGAGATTCATGTTCTTACACCTCGAGCGGTTGTTCGTAGGAGTTGTTGAAGAAGTCCAGCTCGAGTTGGACGGCGCGGCCGAAGTAATCGTCAATGATGGCGCGGTCCT encodes:
- the yidD gene encoding membrane protein insertion efficiency factor YidD, coding for MSSYFNTDGERIPAPSGPLSRVMVGCVRLYQKHFSPLKMGSTCRFEPTCSAYALEAVSRHGAARGGLLALVRLSKCGPWHPGGYDPVIFNS
- the rnpA gene encoding ribonuclease P protein component, with amino-acid sequence MLPRAHKLTSSAEFRRVISKGGRAGTRTVVVHYYTRTDTVIHGGPRFGLIVSKQVGNAVTRHRVSRQLRHVCMDVAENLDRDVDVVIRALPASANASSAELAKDVESGVARGRRKGAKPR
- the yidC gene encoding membrane protein insertase YidC — encoded protein: MLNFIYWPISAVLWFWHKIFGYIFSPDSGAAWLLAIVFLTFTIRIFLVKPMVNQLRSGRKMQELQPKMQEIRAKYGNDQQKQAMEMQRLYKEANMNPLASCIVPLVQMPVFIGLLHVLRSFNRTGTSGGGLGMTVEENRNTANYIFSPEDVQSFLDARVFGVPLSSYMSMPEEQFAAFSPADFSRTDIIIVALPMVIACVLLTHFNARMSMSRQRERMAKRKAEQVAAGKKPEQTGPGSPEMMEMQMKTMNGMMLWFLPATLLFTGFLWHIGLLTYMLSNNVWTFFQTKIVYAKMDKEEEEEEAARREAKRASAPVAGARTVDNRSKKQRQRDAAKQRANNHHPENLPEEAPKDGTTVTKVEPTDTQSDVGLKPKPGAKPDNPKKGKKNKGKNQGKNPNNKQGKKKGN
- the dnaA gene encoding chromosomal replication initiator protein DnaA, yielding MAHDQQSLSALWQDIVAELLNLSERPNSHVPTFSPGDRAYLQLVKPVMLVDGYCILSAPHTAAKNVVENNLGPYIVELLSHHLGQSCNLAVSVHAPAPQEQPQTQQTQQAQPAQQLHQPAPQPRTDSSADDWYSTYSEPTFPPAPAREANPSPLAGEQLPMGLDELARIHAQQQENPVEESSRQQSSHPIVPAPQRIPREKPAHDPDREMSLNPKYTFENFVIGSSNRFANGAAVAVAENPARAYNPLFIWGGSGLGKTHLLHAAGNYAQVLQPNLRIKYVSSEEFTNDYINSVRDDRQESFKRRYRDLDILMVDDIQFLEGKEGTQEEFFHTFNALHQSNKQIILSSDRPPKQLTTLEDRLRTRFEGGLITDIQPPDLETRIAILMKKAAADGTRVSEDVLELIASQFESSIRELEGALIRVSAYSSLINEPITLDVAQVALRDILPDEGDVTITAATIKEAAAEYFRVPMDKLTGAGKTRVVAHARQLAMYLCRELTDLSLPKIGQEFGGKDHTTVMYADRKIRKEITENRETYDEIQELTQIIKNSVRAR
- a CDS encoding DciA family protein, with product MSEPHRVEDAQRDLVNATFENLRATAKRRGGKLPRLSGQGTNIVPRRSVGKLAVAMGAEEDSAPEISVPGLDLALEPAAGKRLQHGRPTGPDGRALQRDYTVSGFGSLLKKEIAQREWTEPIAHGWVMGNWESLVGEKIAQHTEVSMIKNGELFISCDQTAWATNLKYMQSTVLAQIAEKIGPGVITKLHVYPPKTKNWRYGPLHVKGQGPRDTYG
- the recF gene encoding DNA replication/repair protein RecF; the encoded protein is MFVRELDLRDFRSWPELNLALDEGVTVFSGRNGHGKTNIVEAVIYSATLSSHRVSQDQPLVRAGAQNARVSVTTVNEGRELTTHLLIKPKEANQAQINRTRLKSPREMLGVLRTVVFAPEDLALVAGEPGERRKFLDGLASIRTPRFGGAKADYDKVLRQRNALLRSQNMLLRRGYSDDQGASALSTLDAWDMQLVSLGSQVIAGRKKLVAELSEPVHDAYASVAPESRPAGIGYSSTVDGGVEKLAGVDTHDPEILEAAFLTELSRRRKEEIDRGTTLVGPHRDDLVLMLGDQPAKGYASHGETWSFALALHLAEYALLASDGAEPVLILDDVFAELDAKRRQRLVAVAEKAQQVLITAAVGDDLPANLDDHVSARYGVVMEDSEDGRVSRIEELA
- the gyrB gene encoding DNA topoisomerase (ATP-hydrolyzing) subunit B is translated as MAEQQPHYDASSITILEGLEAVRKRPGMYIGSTGVRGLHHLVWEVVDNSVDEAMAGYADKVEVTLLADGGVQVVDNGRGIPVEMHPSGAPTVQVVMTQLHAGGKFDSESYAVSGGLHGVGISVVNALSTRVEADIKREGKHWYQNFTNAIPEDLVEGTNARGTGTTIRFWPDPEIFETVDFDYDTISRRLQEMAFLNKGLTITLKDERVSDEELELEAIAEEGDTAQVIEGDSFDDAEATDGAEAENTGETEKTEDSTDETGVAPGTTKKREKKVTFFYPNGLIDYVDYLNRNKTAIHPTTVGFEAKGDEHELEIAMQWNSGFKESVHTFANTINTHEGGTHEEGFRAALTTLMNRYAREHKLIKDKDPNLTGDDCREGLAAVVSVRVSDPQFEGQTKTKLGNSEIKGFVQRAVNEHLNDWFDANPAEAKVIIKKAVSSSQAREAARKARESVRRKSATDLGGLPGKLADCRSKDPVVSELFIVEGDSAGGSAKQGRDSMYQAILPLRGKILNVEKARLDRVLNNNEVQAIITALGTGINDEFDISKLRYHKIVLMADADVDGQHIATLLLTLLYRLMPDLIANGHVYLANPPLYKLKWAKGEPGYAFSDAERDAELEAGLDEGRKINTDDGIQRYKGLGEMNPGELWETTLDKEHRVLRRVDLEDAQRADELFSILMGDDVAARRSFITRKAKDVRFLDV
- the rpmH gene encoding 50S ribosomal protein L34 → MSKRTFQPNNRRRARKHGFRTRMNTRAGRAIVSARRRKGRSKLTA
- a CDS encoding alpha/beta fold hydrolase, producing the protein MSENSQSRDYTFVNADVALPDGTTSPVFVFPAKGEAGSASVSGHAVKPLVAIWPGFGMGARYFRPTAQELANRGYPVVIGELRGQGRSKAKASREARWGYHDTASEDYPATIRAAKKELGLPEDYPTVLLTHSMGGQVGSLFLARPEAKELNVVGMMGVGAGSPYKNGFVGADRRRVALGSTFMTAVSTLLGFWPAGRVDLAGYGRQSDVHVREWKRFAHTNSLADLRGQDIDYEAEMKKVTVPILLTRFTNDEDCTLASVAYLADKFDPDDVRVEQLIGGLGHTKWARKPERVAERLDEFVDSL
- the dnaN gene encoding DNA polymerase III subunit beta — protein: MDDNNVSFRVHKDDLSDAVAWVARNLPTKNTQPVLRAVVITADDNGLELAGFDYEVSTRVRVSAEVSEPGRVAVAGKLMADIVSNMPAKPVEVLVDNSRLLLQGGSARFELPLMPLDDYPQLPTLPEVTGTLDTSTFVNAVTQVASAAGRDDTLPMLTGVHMEISGNQVKLAATDRFRLALRSLEWEPVSGNVEAKLLIPAKTLLDNARTLDTHLEEPVEIAVGNDENVGGDGLFGLHSGNRETTTRMLDAEFPNIAPLLPKTHTSMASVEIAPLVEAIRRVSLVADRNAQLRMHFQQGEVTLYASGADSGEASESLQCAFTGADELLIAFNSGYLRDGLSVIPTNRVVFGFTEASRPAIMIPEPDEMPEAGADGTFQTPATDFTYLLMPVRLPG